A region of the Gemmatimonadales bacterium genome:
TGCGGCGGGCGCGGAGTTCGCGCCGAGCACCCGGCGCCGGATGCGGTCCAGGATGAACGAGTAGATGCGCTCGCCCTTCTCCGCGGAGGCGCGCGTGGGCTGGCCGATCGATCCCGGAGAGATGGCAGGAAGCTTCATCGTGGAGCCGCGCCGGTAGCGCCGGACGTCGTCCTCGGGCAAGATAAAGTCCTGGGCCTGCTCCATCCGGACGAGGTGGGGGGCCACGTAAAGAAGGAGCGAGGTGTCCACTTCACCGCCGTGGATCGGTCCCGCGGGGCCGTCCACCAGCGCGCCGAGATCCATGGCGAGTATGTCGATGACGCGAACTCGCGCGCGGTCGGTGACGACGGTGCCGAGCGCTTCCTGGTGCGGGGCGTGTCCATGCATGGTGAGGACGAGGAACTCCTCGACGCCCACTTTCTCCCAGTCGGGCAGCAGGTCGTTGAGCCAGCGACGCAGGG
Encoded here:
- a CDS encoding creatininase family protein: MSLPLRLKEITPDEARVALAANPRLIIPVGTCEQHGPHLPFGCDTIIIERLADDLSAEFRILRSPTVEYGVNDQTAQAFPGNASVRRKTLRRWLNDLLPDWEKVGVEEFLVLTMHGHAPHQEALGTVVTDRARVRVIDILAMDLGALVDGPAGPIHGGEVDTSLLLYVAPHLVRMEQAQDFILPEDDVRRYRRGSTMKLPAISPGSIGQPTRASAEKGERIYSFILDRIRRRVLGANSAPAAG